In Bacillus horti, a single window of DNA contains:
- a CDS encoding MFS transporter, with translation MKNWKKNLWILCAGQFLFMASMSQIIPFLPLYLQELGLTDSAEISKWSGLIFGSQFLTALIFSPIWGKIADRYGRKMMLIRSGIGMAIVTILMGFATNHIHLLILRIINGTISGFIPAAIALTATNTPKERTGYAIGILQSSAVAGSICGPLIGGVMADIMGFRAIFMYTGIFVFLATLIVIFFVHEKFERKENEEKTSLVQDFKVIIARKPILSFFFIGTLIQLAMLGTMPLIPLFVQELTDSSQYLAFLAGLTGAVMGFTNMLASPQLGKLGDRHGAQHVLFYSLIAAALITLPQAFVLDLWQLIALRFLLGVTLGGMLPSLHTLVRHYAPKGMESRTYSYATSATFLGNFIGPIAAGQLAAQFGLRSIFISAFILLLLSACWVKYLLNVHFQQQAKEQIH, from the coding sequence ATGAAAAATTGGAAAAAGAATTTATGGATACTTTGTGCAGGTCAATTTTTATTTATGGCCTCCATGAGTCAAATTATTCCCTTCCTCCCTTTGTATTTACAGGAGCTTGGTTTAACTGATTCAGCCGAAATTAGTAAATGGTCCGGTCTGATTTTTGGCTCACAATTTTTAACCGCCCTTATCTTCTCTCCCATTTGGGGAAAAATAGCTGACCGCTATGGCAGAAAAATGATGCTCATTCGCTCTGGTATTGGGATGGCCATCGTTACCATACTTATGGGATTCGCTACCAACCACATTCATCTCCTCATCCTTAGAATTATTAATGGGACGATTTCAGGATTTATTCCTGCCGCTATTGCATTAACAGCTACGAATACCCCGAAGGAAAGAACCGGATATGCTATTGGTATCCTTCAATCTAGTGCTGTAGCAGGATCGATTTGCGGCCCTTTGATTGGTGGAGTCATGGCTGATATCATGGGCTTCAGAGCCATTTTTATGTACACAGGCATCTTTGTTTTTCTGGCTACGTTAATTGTTATCTTTTTTGTACATGAAAAGTTTGAACGCAAGGAAAATGAAGAAAAAACGAGCTTAGTACAGGATTTTAAAGTGATTATTGCTCGAAAGCCTATTCTATCCTTCTTTTTTATCGGAACGCTTATTCAGCTTGCTATGCTAGGAACAATGCCATTGATCCCACTATTTGTACAGGAGCTTACTGATTCCTCACAATATCTTGCCTTCCTAGCCGGTCTTACAGGAGCCGTAATGGGCTTTACAAATATGCTCGCCTCTCCTCAGCTCGGGAAGCTTGGTGATCGACATGGGGCCCAGCATGTACTCTTTTACTCCTTGATTGCAGCTGCTCTAATAACCCTACCACAAGCGTTCGTTCTTGATTTATGGCAGCTAATTGCCCTGCGTTTTCTACTAGGAGTCACACTTGGTGGGATGCTACCGTCTCTCCATACACTTGTACGACATTATGCTCCAAAAGGAATGGAAAGCAGGACGTACAGCTATGCTACCTCCGCTACTTTTTTAGGAAATTTTATAGGTCCCATTGCCGCAGGGCAGCTAGCCGCTCAATTTGGTTTACGCAGTATCTTTATCTCTGCTTTTATTTTGCTTCTTTTAAGCGCTTGTTGGGTGAAATATTTGCTGAATGTACATTTTCAACAGCAAGCTAAAGAGCAGATTCATTAG
- a CDS encoding TPM domain-containing protein: protein MGHKKRLSSGVLTIVLLILVFTNPAQAAVVHDSQGYINDHAQMLNEAQRSAIEKVINISSMDLYLYTIPNLDGGVISTLSTFVFDKWELTENDVLMVITAEEREVHIEIAKGSRLDKAFQELSLQEGYIGAGNPYTVFLDQHFIPHAAEGNIKQGVIMVTKELSLLNQSNDEIEVAPVVAEPVQPEQVATGENAPDVSESSLLLSLLVLIALVLVSYKLILMLVEYLKLKKRKKKILSDHQAILVSIHQLEQEIEPLAQFSRGKSETFIKESRDTFYELLQEATKFSRTLAGVSFSFFSSRTKTKKQLEELNDQIVQFRKFIDIVQSAIDLYKGTENEVLPVIEASVKEMEQVDELLRKQLENNPFPLEQIVKRAEDLRGIVQKASQSAQLDPLYAKDILEGVPSRITVLRKEVLLIGLQTEEFRGLPDFLQSKREELEQIINKENLILSEINPFSAFENIQSQHTNLENALRQGDIKASTHMLKNIHQWLKHSFDEVKATIASRDWGKETLNQVDMEKQKFDLYGVTELEEEIQKVQREYHEIHWKKLSETIHTIKANHLEIKQTLPDVRHGLDPMIQFYFRAEKHLTQLILLLEENSSIQLNILHLKYELDAKSQLLKKEFEEHYISFSHLLSRIQLHKLERVQLLQGAEQFIRDVKMDIDQILEAPLLHVEELYTAVKQYSREVENFENQIERTVQEKNQAERSYQHLASAFSEAVKRYRSKIKTSYYNSEFKTLCGRIELALKECEYPKALSFVAEGEGLIDRMKLDYQQKVDLEHAQEMERQRQRNIQRLREEEAALRRANKAAAATSSFWGNSGSSSNRSSGASSGGGSSWNNSSSSGGGSSWSSGSKSTGGSSSWGGSSKSSGGSKGGGSKW from the coding sequence ATGGGTCATAAGAAAAGACTCAGTTCAGGAGTACTAACAATAGTACTTCTCATTTTAGTGTTTACAAATCCAGCCCAAGCGGCAGTTGTTCATGATTCACAAGGGTACATTAATGATCACGCCCAGATGCTTAATGAAGCCCAAAGATCTGCAATTGAGAAAGTAATTAATATTTCTTCAATGGACCTATATCTGTATACAATCCCTAATCTAGATGGTGGTGTTATATCAACTCTGTCTACTTTTGTTTTTGATAAATGGGAACTTACAGAAAATGATGTATTAATGGTCATTACAGCTGAAGAAAGAGAAGTACATATTGAAATAGCAAAGGGTAGTAGGTTAGACAAGGCGTTTCAGGAGCTTTCCTTGCAGGAAGGGTATATTGGAGCTGGGAATCCATATACGGTGTTCCTTGACCAACACTTTATCCCCCATGCAGCTGAAGGAAATATTAAGCAAGGGGTAATTATGGTTACAAAAGAGCTTTCTCTTTTGAATCAGAGTAACGATGAAATAGAAGTAGCACCTGTAGTCGCTGAACCTGTACAACCTGAACAAGTAGCAACAGGTGAAAATGCTCCAGATGTTTCAGAGTCGAGTCTTCTCCTGTCCTTACTAGTTCTTATTGCGCTAGTTTTGGTAAGTTATAAGCTGATTTTAATGTTAGTCGAATATTTGAAGCTTAAAAAGAGAAAGAAGAAGATTTTAAGTGATCACCAGGCAATATTAGTGTCCATTCATCAGCTTGAGCAGGAGATCGAGCCGCTTGCTCAGTTCTCACGTGGTAAATCAGAGACATTTATTAAGGAATCAAGGGATACCTTTTATGAGCTCCTACAAGAAGCTACTAAATTTTCGAGAACACTTGCTGGCGTTAGCTTTTCATTCTTCTCATCACGCACTAAAACCAAAAAACAGCTGGAAGAGTTGAATGACCAAATCGTACAGTTCCGGAAATTCATTGATATTGTCCAATCCGCTATTGACCTTTACAAAGGGACTGAAAATGAAGTCTTACCTGTGATTGAAGCATCTGTTAAAGAGATGGAGCAGGTAGATGAGCTTTTACGTAAGCAGTTAGAGAACAATCCGTTTCCCCTGGAGCAGATTGTTAAAAGAGCAGAGGATTTGAGAGGAATTGTCCAAAAGGCAAGTCAGTCTGCTCAGCTTGATCCGTTGTATGCGAAGGATATATTAGAGGGTGTTCCTTCTAGAATTACAGTATTGAGAAAGGAAGTCCTGCTTATTGGTCTTCAAACTGAGGAGTTTAGAGGACTACCTGATTTCTTACAAAGTAAGAGAGAGGAACTCGAACAAATCATCAATAAAGAAAATCTGATTTTATCAGAAATTAATCCTTTCTCTGCTTTTGAAAATATTCAGAGCCAGCATACGAACCTAGAGAATGCTCTAAGGCAAGGAGATATCAAGGCATCTACACACATGTTAAAAAACATACATCAGTGGCTTAAGCATTCATTTGATGAGGTGAAGGCGACTATTGCTTCAAGAGATTGGGGAAAAGAAACGCTTAATCAGGTTGATATGGAGAAACAAAAATTTGACTTATACGGAGTTACAGAGCTAGAAGAAGAAATCCAGAAGGTACAAAGAGAATACCACGAGATTCATTGGAAGAAGCTTTCTGAGACTATACACACGATAAAGGCTAATCATTTAGAAATTAAGCAAACCTTGCCAGACGTAAGACATGGTTTAGATCCTATGATTCAATTTTATTTCAGAGCAGAAAAGCATCTGACTCAGTTAATTCTGTTGTTAGAAGAGAATTCGAGCATCCAGTTAAATATCCTGCATCTTAAATACGAGTTGGATGCAAAAAGTCAACTTCTGAAGAAGGAATTTGAAGAACACTATATCTCTTTTTCACATTTGTTATCACGTATTCAGCTACATAAGCTTGAACGTGTTCAATTACTTCAAGGGGCAGAGCAGTTTATAAGAGATGTAAAAATGGACATTGACCAAATTCTTGAAGCGCCTCTACTTCATGTAGAAGAGCTTTATACTGCTGTTAAACAATATAGTCGTGAGGTAGAGAATTTTGAAAATCAAATTGAAAGAACGGTACAAGAAAAAAATCAAGCTGAGAGATCCTATCAGCATCTAGCCTCAGCTTTTTCAGAAGCTGTAAAGCGTTATCGATCAAAAATCAAGACATCTTATTACAATAGTGAATTTAAAACGCTATGTGGAAGAATAGAATTAGCGTTGAAGGAATGCGAATATCCAAAAGCACTGTCTTTCGTTGCAGAAGGAGAAGGTCTGATAGATAGAATGAAGTTAGACTATCAGCAAAAGGTGGATCTAGAGCATGCTCAGGAAATGGAGCGTCAGCGCCAGCGTAATATTCAAAGACTCAGGGAAGAAGAGGCTGCTCTACGCCGAGCTAATAAAGCGGCGGCTGCTACCTCATCATTCTGGGGGAATTCAGGCTCTAGCTCAAACCGATCAAGTGGAGCAAGCAGTGGAGGTGGCTCTAGCTGGAATAATTCAAGCTCTTCTGGTGGAGGCTCTAGCTGGAGTAGTGGTTCAAAAAGCACTGGAGGAAGCTCAAGCTGGGGAGGTTCATCGAAATCCTCTGGTGGATCAAAGGGTGGAGGATCGAAATGGTAA
- a CDS encoding EamA family transporter, whose amino-acid sequence MLSRVKGIWMVLAATVLWGLSGTAAQFLFQQTVIQVDDLVFIRLFVSGILLLLLARWREGSGSIWRVWRDRFSNYRLIIFGLLGMLAVQYTFFVAIAEGDAATATLLQFLGPLFITIYVALRALRWPTGYELLAVGIALCGVALLVTNGRFTELAVSKETVLWGLASALALAFYTLYPIPLLRKWSSTMVVGWGMMIGAVGLAIVRPPWQIFNIDWNMTLLGFVFFVVIFGTLVPFYMYMESLRYIQPSETSILSSAEPLAAAISAVVWLNVSFGFFQAIGGVCIMLTVIIISKAKRKIAQDQKIGGSL is encoded by the coding sequence ATGTTGTCTCGCGTTAAGGGGATATGGATGGTTTTAGCGGCAACTGTTCTGTGGGGACTTTCTGGAACAGCTGCCCAGTTTTTATTTCAACAGACTGTCATCCAAGTGGATGACTTAGTATTTATTCGCTTGTTTGTATCAGGTATTTTGCTTTTACTCTTAGCTAGATGGAGGGAAGGGTCAGGGAGTATATGGAGAGTTTGGAGAGACCGATTTTCTAACTATAGGCTTATTATTTTTGGCCTATTAGGTATGCTTGCTGTCCAGTATACTTTTTTTGTAGCGATTGCTGAAGGAGATGCTGCTACAGCAACTCTTTTACAATTCCTAGGACCATTATTTATTACGATTTATGTGGCTCTACGTGCTTTACGCTGGCCTACTGGCTATGAACTGCTAGCTGTTGGAATCGCCTTATGTGGAGTAGCCTTACTCGTTACAAATGGTAGGTTTACAGAATTAGCCGTTTCTAAGGAAACTGTCTTATGGGGCTTAGCCTCAGCACTTGCTTTGGCGTTTTATACACTCTATCCAATCCCGTTGCTGCGAAAATGGTCATCTACAATGGTTGTTGGATGGGGAATGATGATAGGTGCTGTTGGTCTTGCTATCGTACGACCACCTTGGCAGATATTTAACATTGATTGGAATATGACTCTTCTAGGTTTTGTTTTTTTTGTTGTCATTTTTGGGACATTGGTTCCCTTTTACATGTATATGGAGAGCCTAAGGTATATACAGCCTTCTGAAACGAGTATTCTCTCATCCGCTGAGCCTTTAGCTGCAGCCATTTCTGCTGTCGTGTGGTTAAACGTTTCCTTTGGCTTTTTTCAAGCCATTGGTGGAGTATGTATTATGCTTACGGTCATTATCATTTCAAAGGCTAAACGCAAAATAGCGCAGGATCAGAAAATAGGAGGTTCTCTATGA
- a CDS encoding D-2-hydroxyacid dehydrogenase gives MKIVVLDGYTLNPGDLSWDELASFGELSVFDRTPVDLIEERAKEAEIVFTNKTPLREDILSKLPNLKYIGVFATGYDNVDVDAAAKLNITVTNIPAYSTDSVAQVTFALLLELTNAVHAHHLEVHKGRWQSSPDFTFSVQPQMELSGKTLGIVGYGTIGAKVAEIGRAFGMKILAYRRTTSTDIPFENFRYVPLAELLAESDVVSLHCPLTQETEKLMNKETLALMKSSSYLINTSRGKLIDEEALAYSLKSGKIAGAGLDVLSVEPPTENHQLIGLSNVVITPHIAWASLEARQRLLKIAVKNVQAFLAGNPVHVVSR, from the coding sequence ATGAAAATAGTAGTTTTAGACGGATATACACTAAATCCAGGGGATTTATCATGGGATGAGTTAGCCAGTTTTGGGGAACTAAGTGTCTTTGATCGTACTCCTGTTGATTTAATCGAAGAAAGAGCAAAAGAGGCAGAGATCGTCTTTACAAATAAAACACCGTTAAGAGAGGATATTCTTTCAAAGCTACCAAATCTAAAGTATATAGGAGTATTTGCTACAGGCTATGATAACGTGGATGTTGATGCAGCAGCTAAATTAAACATTACAGTAACCAATATTCCAGCTTATAGCACTGATTCAGTAGCTCAGGTGACATTTGCTCTTTTACTAGAGTTAACTAATGCTGTTCATGCCCATCATTTAGAGGTTCATAAAGGAAGATGGCAGAGTAGCCCTGACTTCACTTTTTCAGTACAGCCCCAAATGGAGCTTTCGGGGAAGACATTGGGAATTGTGGGTTACGGTACGATAGGAGCAAAGGTTGCTGAGATAGGGAGAGCTTTTGGAATGAAGATATTAGCTTATCGTCGTACTACGAGTACGGATATTCCGTTTGAGAATTTCCGTTATGTTCCTTTGGCAGAGCTTCTAGCAGAATCTGACGTAGTCAGCTTGCATTGCCCGTTAACGCAAGAAACGGAAAAGCTGATGAACAAGGAAACTCTTGCTCTAATGAAATCAAGCTCATACTTAATTAATACATCTCGAGGAAAGCTGATAGATGAAGAAGCGCTCGCTTATTCATTAAAGTCCGGGAAAATTGCCGGAGCAGGTCTAGATGTGTTATCTGTAGAACCACCTACAGAGAATCACCAATTAATCGGCCTATCTAATGTAGTGATTACACCGCATATCGCTTGGGCTAGTTTAGAAGCACGTCAAAGATTACTAAAGATAGCTGTAAAGAATGTACAAGCATTCCTTGCAGGGAATCCTGTTCATGTTGTCTCGCGTTAA
- a CDS encoding IS256 family transposase: MNQFTTDIIQALVKKEDIKEVFRIHLEAAVNTLLQTELSAFLDYEKYDRIGFHSGNSRNGSYSRKLHTEFGDLEISIPRDRNGEFKQQTVQPYKRSNDTLEAFVIHMFQKGVTMSEISDLVERMYGHHYTPQTISNMTKAVGEQVAAFKSRSLASRYVCVYLDATFIALKRDTVSKEAVYISVGIREDGSKEVLSFTIAPTESAFVWEEVLQDLKERGVEDILLFISDGLKGLQERISTVFPRSKYQSCCVHAARHIAHKVRVADRKSICADFKRVYRSDSRHEAQQELETFVSKWQSAYPRVTKALSDNPYLLTFYDFPREIWRSIYSTNLIEGLNKNIKRYSKRKEQFPNEESLERFLVSLVEPYNQKFSARCHIGFDQARAELSSMFTEE, from the coding sequence ATGAACCAGTTTACAACAGATATCATTCAAGCTCTAGTCAAAAAAGAAGATATTAAAGAAGTTTTTCGCATTCACTTAGAAGCTGCTGTTAATACATTGCTTCAAACGGAGTTATCAGCTTTCCTAGACTATGAAAAGTACGACCGAATTGGATTTCATTCAGGTAACTCTAGAAACGGCTCCTACTCCCGTAAACTCCACACGGAGTTTGGAGACTTAGAAATCAGTATCCCTCGTGATCGTAATGGTGAGTTTAAGCAACAAACCGTTCAACCTTATAAGCGCTCAAACGACACCCTAGAGGCGTTTGTCATTCATATGTTTCAAAAGGGAGTCACGATGTCCGAAATCTCTGATTTGGTTGAAAGAATGTACGGGCATCACTACACACCACAGACCATTTCGAATATGACTAAAGCGGTCGGAGAGCAAGTAGCAGCTTTCAAATCACGTTCTTTAGCTTCTCGCTACGTATGTGTTTATCTTGATGCGACTTTTATTGCTCTGAAGCGTGACACCGTCTCTAAAGAAGCCGTGTATATCTCTGTTGGCATCCGAGAGGATGGATCCAAAGAAGTCCTTTCTTTTACGATTGCTCCGACGGAGTCAGCTTTTGTCTGGGAAGAAGTATTACAAGACCTTAAAGAACGTGGAGTTGAAGATATCCTCCTTTTTATTTCAGACGGATTAAAAGGTCTTCAGGAACGCATCTCTACAGTCTTTCCTCGTTCTAAGTATCAGTCTTGTTGTGTCCATGCCGCACGGCATATTGCTCACAAAGTTCGAGTAGCTGACCGTAAGAGCATCTGTGCAGATTTTAAGAGAGTATACCGATCTGATTCGCGTCATGAAGCGCAACAAGAACTAGAGACCTTCGTCAGCAAGTGGCAGTCAGCTTACCCTAGAGTAACAAAGGCTCTGAGTGATAACCCTTACTTGCTTACATTTTATGACTTTCCCCGTGAAATTTGGAGAAGTATTTATTCGACGAATCTTATTGAGGGATTGAATAAAAATATTAAGAGATACAGCAAAAGGAAAGAGCAGTTTCCTAACGAAGAATCTTTAGAACGCTTTCTTGTTTCCCTAGTTGAACCTTACAACCAAAAGTTCTCCGCACGATGTCATATTGGGTTTGATCAAGCACGGGCAGAGCTAAGTAGTATGTTTACTGAAGAATAA
- a CDS encoding MarR family winged helix-turn-helix transcriptional regulator, which produces MSEREENVSLKLFVVLSKAAKSILDVAMKDMKKYGMSSSEFMVLEVLYTKGSIPLQQIGEKVLITSGSITYNIDKLERKGLLIRIPCQEDRRVTFAQLTKAGNDLFDEIFPKHTETIHDLLSSLDPEEKKLAIELLKKIGKGVNDSEAS; this is translated from the coding sequence ATGTCAGAGAGAGAAGAGAATGTTTCTTTAAAGTTGTTTGTGGTTTTATCCAAGGCAGCTAAATCTATCTTAGATGTAGCAATGAAGGATATGAAAAAATATGGGATGTCATCTTCAGAGTTTATGGTTCTTGAAGTCCTATACACAAAAGGTAGTATTCCCTTGCAGCAGATTGGAGAAAAGGTTCTGATTACAAGTGGAAGTATTACATATAATATCGATAAGCTTGAAAGAAAAGGACTATTAATTCGGATACCATGCCAAGAGGATAGACGAGTGACTTTTGCTCAACTGACTAAAGCAGGAAATGACTTGTTTGACGAAATATTCCCTAAACATACTGAAACCATTCATGATTTATTATCCAGTCTAGATCCTGAGGAGAAGAAATTGGCAATAGAGCTACTTAAGAAAATAGGAAAAGGCGTTAACGATAGTGAGGCATCATAG
- a CDS encoding thiol-disulfide oxidoreductase DCC family protein — protein sequence MNERMNKPILLFDGVCNMCNSLVQFVIKHDKKEIFYFASLQSEAGKLLLERVGLAHIDMDTFVYVDHSRAFIKSSAALRVFRDLGGWWRLLYIGIIVPRVIRDGIYEQVAKRRYKWFGKKEECMLPTPQQRKRFLESTEDVTQSFEK from the coding sequence ATGAATGAGCGCATGAACAAGCCTATTCTGCTTTTTGATGGTGTTTGTAATATGTGTAACTCACTCGTACAGTTTGTCATAAAGCATGATAAAAAGGAAATCTTCTATTTTGCTTCCTTGCAGTCTGAGGCTGGCAAGCTGTTACTGGAGCGCGTAGGATTAGCTCATATCGATATGGATACGTTTGTTTATGTTGATCATTCAAGGGCATTCATCAAATCCTCTGCAGCTCTTAGAGTGTTTCGTGATCTTGGAGGCTGGTGGAGACTGCTGTATATAGGAATCATTGTTCCTCGAGTGATACGAGATGGAATCTATGAGCAGGTTGCTAAGCGACGATATAAGTGGTTTGGAAAAAAAGAAGAATGTATGCTACCAACTCCACAGCAAAGAAAAAGGTTCTTAGAATCCACAGAGGATGTGACACAAAGCTTCGAAAAATAA
- a CDS encoding YndJ family protein has product MKGWGYYCFALSYWLLLIIIFPIALIDSLLVFSYLIVVPLALEVTKTEHSQGNQARVLYVVRRIAPYAAVIGSWAFFIDVVWISIISSIIWLFFTGLVAYCGAIRLAERGVFSFSEESSIDIGYLYLFMGGAWSAIYHLGINVMDFGSTIISLTAIHFHYSAFVVPIFVGLLGRLLTIQEKRQRKYAWLVVFAVLGPLGVAVGITYSVVLEFIFVLLFVLALWWYVWLVLTVKVLRGHGWATLLIRSSAATLVLTMLFALIYAWGRLQHIMTISIPDMTLIHGVGNAFGFVLLGLIGWGLIAPPSRKSFYEIPFSRIRGNELLGKRLLQENKYIDPYRNNLKGIVDEMSTYNRSDGSLHFDNIHPLIRRFYEDTLSFTVKSTTEWGKGFRAFSKLYSRLSKKLGQLHILPHKADPLVVDSVLVPIQDNMDGRNQVRAWVRTNKSSGDTIFVALYSSYKEINQKETYMNVALPLPFSQMTGILRLDPLEVEDEKGKEVDGTRNKSLGLVLSSLPRQPFRGDEGIYLSLGWMILRLPLHEQFIVRAVEQSGTLYATHQMWLFGYPFLRIKYDIKLIEDKEKRKGEGDE; this is encoded by the coding sequence ATGAAGGGATGGGGTTACTATTGCTTCGCTTTAAGCTACTGGCTTTTATTAATTATTATTTTTCCTATAGCTTTAATCGATTCACTTCTGGTCTTCTCCTATTTAATTGTTGTTCCGTTAGCGTTAGAGGTAACTAAAACAGAGCATAGCCAGGGGAATCAGGCTCGAGTTCTCTATGTTGTGCGTCGTATAGCTCCATATGCTGCTGTCATTGGTTCATGGGCATTTTTCATTGACGTTGTTTGGATAAGTATTATATCTTCAATCATTTGGCTCTTTTTTACAGGCCTTGTTGCCTATTGTGGGGCTATTCGTTTGGCAGAGCGTGGTGTCTTTTCTTTTTCAGAAGAATCGTCTATTGATATTGGATATTTGTACCTTTTTATGGGTGGTGCTTGGTCAGCCATTTATCATTTGGGGATAAACGTTATGGATTTCGGTTCAACAATTATTTCGCTTACCGCTATTCATTTTCACTATTCGGCTTTTGTTGTCCCTATTTTCGTAGGATTATTAGGCAGGCTTTTAACGATCCAAGAGAAAAGGCAGAGAAAATATGCTTGGCTTGTTGTATTTGCTGTTCTAGGTCCGTTAGGTGTTGCTGTGGGGATTACTTATTCGGTTGTTCTTGAATTTATATTTGTGCTTTTATTTGTCTTGGCACTATGGTGGTATGTATGGTTGGTCTTAACTGTAAAGGTTCTTCGTGGACATGGGTGGGCTACACTTCTTATACGTTCATCGGCTGCTACATTAGTATTAACTATGCTTTTTGCGCTGATATATGCTTGGGGAAGACTCCAACACATCATGACGATCTCCATTCCTGATATGACCCTAATTCATGGAGTTGGGAATGCCTTTGGTTTTGTCCTGCTAGGCTTAATAGGTTGGGGACTGATTGCCCCGCCTTCGAGAAAGTCATTCTATGAAATCCCATTTAGTAGGATTAGGGGAAATGAGCTGCTTGGGAAGCGGTTACTCCAAGAAAATAAGTATATTGACCCGTATAGGAATAATCTGAAGGGCATTGTAGATGAAATGAGTACCTACAATAGATCAGATGGAAGCCTTCATTTTGATAACATTCATCCTTTGATTCGTAGATTTTATGAAGACACATTAAGCTTTACGGTCAAGTCTACAACCGAATGGGGAAAGGGTTTTAGAGCTTTTTCTAAGCTTTATAGTAGGCTAAGTAAAAAGCTTGGACAATTGCACATCCTGCCCCACAAGGCAGACCCATTAGTCGTAGATAGTGTGCTTGTCCCCATTCAAGACAACATGGATGGTCGAAATCAGGTCCGTGCATGGGTTCGCACAAATAAAAGCTCAGGAGACACGATCTTTGTAGCTCTTTACTCATCCTATAAAGAAATTAACCAGAAGGAAACATATATGAATGTTGCGTTACCATTACCATTTAGTCAGATGACAGGGATATTACGGTTAGATCCTTTAGAGGTAGAGGATGAGAAAGGGAAAGAAGTGGACGGAACAAGGAATAAATCTTTAGGACTTGTTCTAAGTAGTTTACCAAGGCAGCCTTTTCGTGGAGATGAAGGAATCTACCTAAGTCTCGGGTGGATGATCCTTAGGCTCCCTCTTCATGAGCAGTTTATTGTACGTGCTGTAGAACAAAGCGGAACATTATATGCTACTCATCAGATGTGGCTGTTTGGATATCCTTTTTTACGTATCAAGTATGACATAAAGCTTATAGAAGATAAGGAGAAAAGGAAGGGTGAAGGAGATGAATGA
- a CDS encoding DUF4166 domain-containing protein gives MRSIYEQALGNRFNGLHPLLQKKFRLQSQTERILKSKGVMHRIEGGKVFMKPLMSAFSKKHITFPERGRNIPFTMENVAFKDPYGRESVAWIRRFYFPHITRCFDATMVLHSDKKTINDYVGVDQSWLTNITLEVTECGGLRMLTKEQRIFIPFLNRFMSIPFLGKGVIEERYDDQKDLFLIDVHVQQPWFGTIIRYQGEFTVESESISSSNIPSYMLPRRFHREE, from the coding sequence ATGAGGTCGATTTATGAACAAGCTCTAGGAAACCGATTTAACGGACTTCATCCCTTACTACAAAAAAAGTTCCGTTTACAAAGCCAGACTGAGAGGATTCTTAAAAGTAAAGGTGTTATGCATAGAATTGAAGGTGGAAAGGTATTTATGAAGCCTTTGATGAGTGCTTTTTCAAAAAAGCATATTACTTTTCCTGAACGAGGTAGAAACATCCCTTTTACAATGGAGAATGTAGCCTTTAAGGACCCATACGGAAGAGAGTCAGTGGCCTGGATTCGTCGCTTTTACTTTCCACATATCACTAGATGCTTTGATGCAACGATGGTTCTTCACTCAGATAAAAAGACGATTAATGACTATGTTGGAGTTGATCAGAGCTGGTTAACAAACATTACATTAGAGGTAACAGAGTGTGGAGGGCTAAGGATGCTGACGAAGGAGCAGAGAATTTTTATCCCATTTCTAAACCGTTTTATGTCAATTCCATTCCTAGGTAAGGGAGTTATTGAGGAGAGGTATGATGACCAAAAGGATTTATTTCTTATTGATGTCCATGTTCAACAGCCTTGGTTCGGAACGATTATACGATACCAAGGAGAATTCACGGTAGAATCTGAATCTATTTCTTCATCTAACATCCCTTCCTATATGCTACCGCGTCGATTTCATAGAGAGGAGTAA